The Methanothermobacter sp. DNA window GAGTCTCCACTATCTACTTGGGTTTTCATCTCATCAAATGCAGGATACTCTGGCACGTCTATTATAAGATAATCAGGGTCTATGTTCATGTCCTCAGCTATTTCCGACTCTGCCTTCAATATCTCAGATTCTGTGAGCTTGAATATCCTCTCAGGGTCCTCTAGTTCATTTAATCGGATGGTGGCAGCCCTCTTCAAAAGATTCCTTGTATCTAATCTTTTTATCATGTCACCGACCAGTCCTGTTTCTTTTCGACACATTGTTATAATGTCCATATCATCGTAATGATAGATGCGCTTGGGGTCTATTTTATCTTCCATGATGAGCCTTTTAAGGCATCTTCTAAACATTGAATTCACTATCCTTGTAGTATGATGTTGGTAGACGCTTGGGTACATGAAATAACGTGCTAGGAGCATTGACTCTGCAGCTGGGACACCCTTCTTATCCAGTATCAGATCATCTTCGATTTTGATATTCTGGATTAACCTCTCAACGTCTATTATACCATAGGCCACCCCAGTATAGTGTGAATCCCTTAAAAGATAGTCCATCCTATCAACGTCTATTTCACCAGAGATTGCTTGTCCAAGAACGCCTTCACCCCTTAAGGTGGCCTCTATTTCATCTAGGTCAAATTCTTCTGTGAGTATATCTGAAATTACGGATTCTCTTATCACTTTTATTGTGAGTTCTTCGTGGGAGTCTGGGATCACGGCCTCTGATACGTGTGAGAATGGCCCGTGGCCTAGATCATGTAATAATGCGGATACCCTTAGTATGCTTTTTTTATGTTCGTCTAATCCTAGTTGGTCTGCTAGTTGGGATGATAGATGCATGGTTCCGATGGAATGTTCAAAGCGGGTATGGTTTGCACCTGGATATATTAGATTGGTGAAGCCTAATTGTCTTATCCTTCTAAGTCTCTGGACTGGGGGTGTGTCTATTAGTTTGACCTCGAAATCCTCTATTTGAAGGTTGCCATGTATGCTGTCCCTTATAAATTTCATTTCAACCTCCCAGAGTGTGGGGGTGTTTATCCGCCTGAGAGGATAACCCTACTACCTTCCTTTGTATATTCTTCTTTTCTGAATCCTACCTCTTTTTTCGTTCTTTCAATTATCTCACTGAGGGCTTTGAGGGTTTCTTGGCGGTGTGCTCCAGCCACAACAACCATGAATAATGTCTCTGTGGCTTGAAATTCGCCTAGGAAGTGTACGAGTGCAATATCCTTCACTTTATGTTTCCTTTTTATCTCTTCTGCTATTTTCTCTAATTTCTCCTGGGCTTCTTGGGGGTTTTCATGGGATATTTTAAGTTTTTCCACTACTTCTTCTTTCCCTGTTTTCCTCATTATACCCTCAAATGTGAATATGGCCCCGGCCTCTTCGATATAGGGACTCTTTTTCACGTGTTCTATGAGTTGGGGTAGTTTGTATTCATATTTGTCTGTTGTGATCTTCACAAGCATCCTCTAGCACCTCACTTAATTCTTTCCTTGAGAGGTGTTTCAATCTTTCAACACCTTTTATTTCTTTTATGACTTCTGCAACAGCCCCTGGTACGAGTGATTCCCAATCGCTGTCGGTGAGCATCCTCTCCCTGACAGTTGTACCTGAATATTTCTCCCTGGAATATAATGGAGGTGCTGTGACCTGATAGCCAGCCTCCTGGAATAGTCTTTGAACAAGGGGGTTTCCACTATAAACTTTATCAAATGGCGGTGTTAACATTTCAATATGGGCAACCCATACAGCATTACATTCGATATCTTGAACCGGTATAACATAATAGCGTGAAGCTGGTATACCGTTCTCGCTGAGGGCCTTTGTCACCATCATGATTCGTTCACCTGCTGTGAATGGGTCTCTGAGTGAATGGCTCAATTGTGCGCTGCCTATACATATGATGAGTTCATCA harbors:
- a CDS encoding molybdenum cofactor biosynthesis protein MoaE; this encodes MLVKITTDKYEYKLPQLIEHVKKSPYIEEAGAIFTFEGIMRKTGKEEVVEKLKISHENPQEAQEKLEKIAEEIKRKHKVKDIALVHFLGEFQATETLFMVVVAGAHRQETLKALSEIIERTKKEVGFRKEEYTKEGSRVILSGG
- a CDS encoding HD domain-containing protein, producing MKFIRDSIHGNLQIEDFEVKLIDTPPVQRLRRIRQLGFTNLIYPGANHTRFEHSIGTMHLSSQLADQLGLDEHKKSILRVSALLHDLGHGPFSHVSEAVIPDSHEELTIKVIRESVISDILTEEFDLDEIEATLRGEGVLGQAISGEIDVDRMDYLLRDSHYTGVAYGIIDVERLIQNIKIEDDLILDKKGVPAAESMLLARYFMYPSVYQHHTTRIVNSMFRRCLKRLIMEDKIDPKRIYHYDDMDIITMCRKETGLVGDMIKRLDTRNLLKRAATIRLNELEDPERIFKLTESEILKAESEIAEDMNIDPDYLIIDVPEYPAFDEMKTQVDSGDSIVKLSDISSLVRALRDARFNHADLCIYTLAEESEKFKNFNFYDYLNLPKKIKRHEKQLRLTTPN
- a CDS encoding nicotinamide-nucleotide adenylyltransferase, which codes for MRGLLVGRMQPFHKGHLEVIKRILEEVDELIICIGSAQLSHSLRDPFTAGERIMMVTKALSENGIPASRYYVIPVQDIECNAVWVAHIEMLTPPFDKVYSGNPLVQRLFQEAGYQVTAPPLYSREKYSGTTVRERMLTDSDWESLVPGAVAEVIKEIKGVERLKHLSRKELSEVLEDACEDHNRQI